TGCAGCGCGACCGAGTGCAGCAGGCTTTCTTCGTCGTCGCGGCTCGACATTCGGCTACCTGCCCAGGAGGTCCGCGGCGAGCGCGGTCCCGACGACCCGGGAGCGGATCTTCGCGAAGGCCGTGTCGCGGCTCGTGGAGCGGTCGTCGCTGAACGGCGCGAAGCCGCAGTCGTCGGTCGTCCCCAGCTGCTCGGGCGGGATGTACCGGGCCGCCTCGACCACGCGGTCGCGGATCTCTTCGGGCGTCTCGACGCGCGGGTCGATCGGCGAGACGACGCCGACGAAGATGCGCTGGTCCGGCTTCATGTACTGCCGGATGATCTTCAGCACGCGCACGCGGTCCCGCTCCCCGGCCAGCGCGATGTAGAACCTGCCCACCCTGAGCTCGAACAGGCTCGGCAGCAGCTCGGCGTAGTCGACGTCGGCGCTGTGGGTCGAGTCGAGGTCGCCCCCGGGACAGGTGTGCACACCGATCAGCCCGCGCTCCGCGGGGGAGAAGCGCGACAGCGCCAGGTTGTTCAGGTCGATGAAGCTGTTGAGCAGGTTCCCGGAGGGATCGATCTTCATGGCCAGCCGCCCTTCGGTGAAGTCGATCTGGACGGCGTGCGCGCCCTTCTCCAGGCAGCGGCGGATCTCGCCCTCGTGCTCGCGCAGCAGGTCGTCGATGAACTCGTCGCGCGTGTACCCGGGGATCGGGTCGGCGGGGTACATCAGGCTCAGCGCGGACGGGGAGATCACGGCCTGCTTCACCGGCCGGTGCGCGTAGCGCTGCGCCGTGTCGAGGTAGCCGTCCGCGTAGCGCCGGTACCGGAAGGGGCCGCGCGTGAGCCGCGGCATCCGGCGCGTGTGGCCGGCCGCGAAGGGAATCCTGAACCCGTCGGGCGCCGTGTTCGGCAGCCCGTGGACCGAGTACGTCCAGAAGTTGTGGTACTTCCTCTGCTCGCCGTCGGTGACGACGGGGGAGCCGGTGGCCTCGAACCGCTCGATGGTGTCGCGGATCGCCGCGTCGAAGAGCGGAACCAGGCCGGGGTCGTCCACGTCCCCGTCCGCGACCGCCTCGATCAACGCCTCGGGTCGCGGGATGCTGCCGATCGGCTCGGTGGGGATGGTCATGGCTCCACTCCCGGTGGAGTGCGGGCGGCCGGGCCGGACCGGAGGCCGCCGCGGGAGAACGGACGTGGAGGCGCGGGGACCCGCGGTTGCGAAAAGTTTGGCTTCAAGCAATTATCGTACGCGGCGTCGCGCGGTTTTCGGGACCACGCCCCGCGCGCCTGGTGCCGTTCGCGCAATCATGCACTGAAAAGCGGCCCGCCCGGAACGCATCCGGGCGGGCCGCTCCGTCATCCGCAACCGCGCGCGGCTACTCGCGGCGGATCACGGCGATCTTCACCGTGGTGGGCGGCGCCGCGTCGTCGGTGGTGCGGACGGTGACCCCGGCGAAGGCGCTGGCGGCCACGCCCAGCCGCCGGTACGCCGCCGCGCCGCCGTTGGACAGCGTGAAGCTGCTCGCGACGCCGTTGGCCAGGTCGGGCGCGGCGAGCCGGTAGCTGCACGAGCAGGCGGCGTCATCGCTGAAGTCGGGGCTGGCGTACAGGCCGCGGAAGTTCCAGCTCGGCTGCGTGTAGGCGGCGGGCGGGCTCCCCACGGCGTCGTCGATGTACATGGCCGCCGCGAAGTCGCGGAACCAGGGGAGCGGATCGGTGCCCAGCGCCTCCTGCAGGAGCACGAGCCCGGTCGGGAGGTTCGAGCCGTCGCCGTCCACCAGCGACTGCCAGAACGCCGCCTGCGTGCCGCCCCTGCGGTCCGCCGCGTAGCGCAGGAACGCCCAGGCCGCGCCGCGGGTGGCCGAGTCGGCGTCGTCCTGGAACGGCCCGCTGGTGTCCGGCGCCAGCAGCCACTGGTCCAGGCGGGCGAAGTTGTCGTACACGTACCGGAAGAACGCGTCCTGCACCGCCGGGACGCCCAGGTCGGCGGCGTCGACGTTCTGGCCCGGCGCCAGCCCCGAGCGCGAGTAGAAGACCAGCTCCTGGGCGACGTGCGCCAGCCCCTCGTCGAGCCACGGCGGCGCGAGATCGGTCGTGCCCGTGACGTAGAAGCGGCGCGAGGCGTTGATCAGGTGCTCCATCTCGTGCGCCAGCGTCTGCTGCACCTCCTCGAACGTCTCGGTGACGCCGCGCGCGTTGCCGTTCACCGTGGCCGAGGGGTCCGCCGCGGGGAGGTAGATCATCTCCCCGATGTTGCTGGTGGGGCACTCGGTGGCCGGCCTCAGGTCGCGCCAGAGGAAGTAGCCGGGGACGAACCGGGTGGCGCCGCCGGGAGTCCGCTCGTTGACCGCGCGCGTGAAGAAGGCGATCACCCGGTTGTTGTTGCCGTCG
This window of the Longimicrobium sp. genome carries:
- a CDS encoding cobalamin-independent methionine synthase II family protein — translated: MTIPTEPIGSIPRPEALIEAVADGDVDDPGLVPLFDAAIRDTIERFEATGSPVVTDGEQRKYHNFWTYSVHGLPNTAPDGFRIPFAAGHTRRMPRLTRGPFRYRRYADGYLDTAQRYAHRPVKQAVISPSALSLMYPADPIPGYTRDEFIDDLLREHEGEIRRCLEKGAHAVQIDFTEGRLAMKIDPSGNLLNSFIDLNNLALSRFSPAERGLIGVHTCPGGDLDSTHSADVDYAELLPSLFELRVGRFYIALAGERDRVRVLKIIRQYMKPDQRIFVGVVSPIDPRVETPEEIRDRVVEAARYIPPEQLGTTDDCGFAPFSDDRSTSRDTAFAKIRSRVVGTALAADLLGR